Below is a genomic region from Palaemon carinicauda isolate YSFRI2023 chromosome 31, ASM3689809v2, whole genome shotgun sequence.
TTTTGGTAAATAGTTAtgctatcatttatatatatatatatatatatatatatatatatatatatatatatatatatatatatatatatatatacacacacacatacatacacacttttcTCACGCTATCAGCTCTTCGTAGTTATCTTATACCAAAAACGGAAATATAATTCTACAGCTTTCACAACTTTTCCTTCAGTTGCTTTCATCGTGCATTCTTCAATTTCACTGAACAATGTTAAGTTTATCATATTCATCCTTTTCATTGTTTTCCTTTTCTGTCATAACCTAGTATCTAGCATCCACTCTCTCCTACGTAAACTGCTTCTCTGAGTTACATTCTCCTTTACTTACCCAAACAAATTTACTCCTGTATATTTAGTCACTGTTTTATAGCTCCATTACATTAAAACATCAAATAGCGAAGGCGACACACCACTGTTTCATCCTACATCCGCGTTTATACCAAACAGGCACACTTCTGGTTAAGCAGTCTTACAAAAATCTTACTTCTTGTACAAAATCTTCAATATAGTttaattggcgtcaatgaccttagatggcaggatgccagaaaacctcaaatcaatcaatcaatctatcaatagaGTTTAAATTGCATTACTTTGATACCTCACCACTCATGTGCATTTACATCAGCTTTTTCGTCATTTCCCTAGTCTTCACCCATTGCTTCTTTTCAATATTAACAGCCCATTGAAATTTTTGTGAAATTTTTATTCCTTTACCAAAACTTTTAAATGCTTATTCTATCAATAGACTGTAATACACTCGTCAGAATCCATCTCTACGTTTGTATCTTCTATTTaaggaggacactcccaaaatcaaaccattgttctctagttatgggtagtgccatagcctctgtactatggtcttccactgtcttgggttagagttctcttggttgagggtacactctggcacacctttttatctaatttttcttcctctggtcttgttaaagttttaatagtttatatagaaaatacagtatttattttaatgttacagttcttaagatattttatttttccatgtttcctttcctcactgggctattttccctgttgtggcccctgtgcttatagcatcctgcttttccaactagggttgtagcttagcaagtagtactactactactactactactactactactactactactactactactactaataataataataataatttgttcattatactttttctttacatttatcaaACTTTTGTACTACTTGATATTGCTCAGGAAGTGTTTTTCTTTTCATCCCCTCCTTTGCTTCTGGCGTCAGTGGCCACTGCAGCTATGACGTCatataacttataatcaatcaattaatctcctTTTGTTCTTTTATCATAACGTTAAAGATTTTTCTCCCGTCCCTTGACGGTTTCTTGGAATATCCCCCCTCATCAGTTTAGTCTAATTCTTCCTGTTCCCGTGTATGTAAGGTTGATAAATCTGTATGTCTTCATATGCGCAAAGAAACTGCACACAGCCGCCTATGTCCTTCATACTGTAAATGTCTATTAGTGCCATAAAGCATGTGGATATTTCAACATTCATAAAAGCACAGGTGAAAATTATTTTTACCTCCATTTAAAGGAATTTTGGAAGCAACATTTTAAACATAGTGTTGAATCGTTATTGTTAGATGAAATAGATAACAAAAGCTGGAGATAAACTTTAAGAATAATTGTAATTGCTTCTGAAATGCAGTAAAATAATCCAAATAACTCTTAATTCTTTCTATGATAAACTGAACTACGAGGTTATGCAATTCTAAGAGAGGTTGAAGGTACTATCATAAACAGTCCCTTTGTTTACTAGCTATATGCATTCCAAGCGAAGGTATGGTATTTACATAAGTTCAATCACCGTGATTATTTCTTCAACTATTTTGGCTTTATATTCCATTCATAAGATATGCTGTTGAGTATTTAGTGCTGACCGCATATTTCTGAAGAAAATACTAGGCTCCAAGACTGcagaattttgaagaaaataataattctaaagataAAGGTAACATTTTAGCATACGGGATTCTTACCATTGTAGAAAGGCGAAGAGGCTGCATGTGGATCCCAGACGTGCCAAAGCTGCACTGAGATGAACGGTGCCGAACAGCTGATGTAACACAAGATGATGGTCACGGTTAGTTTGACCGTCTTAATCTTCGCCCTACTTATACTGCGAATGGAATGAACTCGCGGATTAGTTTGTGGGTTGCATGTTATTCTGTGCACTGGGTTGTTTGACTCACTCGTCTCCGGAGATGTCTTCATGCTTGGAAGGAGAACGGAGTGGGTATTAGATCTTGGCAGGGTGTTGCCCCCACGTAGCTGAGGCTTGTGGAGACATGTCGAAACGTTGCCGCCTGTTGTCAAGCAGCTTCTCTGTTGTCTCAAATGTACCAACAGCTGCGGTCTCCGTCTCTCTTGACAACACTCCCCATGTTCGTCCATTTGCTTGAGCTTGAAGTTGACCCAAAGAGTCTTGCAAATGCATGTATAAGCAAATATTAGGATAATGAGAGGCAGTATAAATACAGACACTGCATACCATGTCACATATGCTCTAGGGCCCCATGGTGGTATAAAGGAAGCCCAACAATCCCAGCTTCCATCACCAACTTCCTGGAAGCTAAATACAAAGACCTGAGGGGTACAAGAGCCCAAGGCAAGGCCCCATGCTAAGTAAATCATTTTTCTAGAACTATTGGGCGTCCAAGAGCAGGTAGATAATGGATAACAAATAACCTGGTAACGATCCAAAGCTGTCATAACTAATAAGTAGGAATTAAGGTAAGGGCCCAAGAGCTGGCAAAACTTGACTGCCTTGCAGAGGAATCCCCCGCCACGGAAACGGTACGTGACCTCCCAGATGAGCTGGGGCAGTACGTTCAGGAAGGCCGTGATGAGATCGGATATGCAAAGGCTGAGGATGAAGTAGCACATCCTTGTCAGCTTCTTGCGCCTTACTAGAAGGGTGAACAAGACGACTACGTTGCCCAGTACCGTCAGCACAAAAATGGCGACCAGCGTCATGATCTCCCAGATCACGAGCGTCTCATCCCGGGCTGTGGCCTCACTTTCAACATCCTGGAGGACGTCGGTAATATTGCCTGGAATTGGGCTGCCAAAGGTCCCTTCTTCGTTGATGTCTAACATATCGGTGATGTAAGGTCCCGTCCAATTCGAAGATTCATTGCCGATGGATCGGACTGTTGTAAATGGTATGCTAGTGGAATAAAATTCTGTGCTGGCCATGCTATGGTCAGCTTCTGCAGTAGAGGACTCTCAgtgaatatgaacatcaggaggtGGTAGTCGATGCAGAGAGGGTGGCCCTTGGATCTTCTCGAATGCTTCATTCCTCGCTCATACCTGCTGTTTGGCCTGACGGGTCCTCAGATTGTAAGGTGTTTCAACTGAAGCCTGTGGAAGAAGAATAACGAGGTTATGATAATTAACTTTAATTTAGCAATCATTGTTAGGTAATGTAAAAGATAATGAGTAAATCTAGGCAGATAAAAGGTTTTAAGAATGATAAGAAACTGTATTTCGTTGCCTTTAAGTATGCATCAAAAGGCATATGTAGAGGTTTTCTCTCAAAAAATTAGTTGTAACATTTTCGTAGATGATTTTGCCTTGGGTTATTCTCGCCTTTGTTCTCGAGAGATCCATAGACGGGTATCCCATTTCTTAATCAAGATTATTTTACAGTTTTGTATCTACTTTGATCGTATTCATAGCCTTTTGAGGACGATTAAATTCATCTTTTGGTAGATAGTTGATCGTAAGTTCTTTAAAAAATGGGAGGGTTTTTTAATCCAATTATTATTACTAACGtacgtttatagtttatatatatatatatatatatatatatatatatatatatatatatatatatatatatatatatgtatatatatttatgtgtgtgtatatatatatatatatatatatatatatatatatatatatatatatatatatatatatatatatacaaagaaagatGTATCGAAGGCGTTTAAACAACGTGCTAAAGGATAAAGATATTGTGCAAGCGAGCTGTTACGAGGTGACTGACAGACtagtcgaatgcaactaactttatttggacggagcaagCGTTTATATACAACCTGTTCCATTCAAGAACAGGTTGTATATGATGCAGAAAAATATTTGCATGAAGAGGGGCTTTGGGtgcttgttttatgtatatatggtcagtctctagggcattgtcctgctcgataaggcaatgtcactgtcttctgccattcatgagtggcctttaaacctttaaacaggttatcagtgcaaggtgagagcgataacgataatatacaaaaagaaatacaaGTACAGTGCGCTATtgtgtgtgatacacatgcggtacaatattaataaatatttttttttctaactatatcAAAGGCTCTGTTTTACTTTACATCAATAAACTCTGACTATTCAAAAGAGCAATCGTTAGTATAATTTATCGGACAGTCAATAGACTGAAACTCTAATTATGTATG
It encodes:
- the LOC137624989 gene encoding vasopressin V1b receptor-like — encoded protein: MASTEFYSTSIPFTTVRSIGNESSNWTGPYITDMLDINEEGTFGSPIPGNITDVLQDVESEATARDETLVIWEIMTLVAIFVLTVLGNVVVLFTLLVRRKKLTRMCYFILSLCISDLITAFLNVLPQLIWEVTYRFRGGGFLCKAVKFCQLLGPYLNSYLLVMTALDRYQVICYPLSTCSWTPNSSRKMIYLAWGLALGSCTPQVFVFSFQEVGDGSWDCWASFIPPWGPRAYVTWYAVSVFILPLIILIFAYTCICKTLWVNFKLKQMDEHGECCQERRRPQLLVHLRQQRSCLTTGGNVSTCLHKPQLRGGNTLPRSNTHSVLLPSMKTSPETSESNNPVHRITCNPQTNPRVHSIRSISRAKIKTVKLTVTIILCYISCSAPFISVQLWHVWDPHAASSPFYNGAAFTILTLLSSLNSVVNPWIFLGFNENLSQVLRSLCSCPKQNRFGGHRRSNTFRSSNSNKNIRLTVFTTTEGNNQLVHSSREDSFSNRHTIT